In one window of Harpia harpyja isolate bHarHar1 chromosome 11, bHarHar1 primary haplotype, whole genome shotgun sequence DNA:
- the NPHS2 gene encoding podocin isoform X1, with the protein MRMDKRSRSSSRESRRRPRESPAPQRKREKKESSREASKGREDIKQEKAKEIKSTAGTDGRVHTSTVVDVDDVISDEEMEAMALLDSEQQEEGVKSSGLGICEWLLTILSFLFVIMTFPISVWFCMKVVREYERAIVFRLGHLLPGRARGPGLFFFLPCLDTYHKIDLRLKTLEIPFHQVVTKDMVTLEIDAVCYYRLENASLLLTTLTSISSAIQLLVQTTMKRLLAHRAFSELLLERKSISQEIKVALDAVTGCWGIKVERTEINNVQLPAEVRQSLAVEAEAQRQAKVRVIAAEGEKAASESLRMAAEILSSAPAAAQLRYLHALHSLTAEKPAAFILPLPLDAMNLVSPATHSPPAVSSLLTDTTKLPESPKDKKDSPML; encoded by the exons ATGAGGATGGATAAGAGGTCTCGGAGCTCTTCCAGGGAGTCTCGTAGGAGACCCAGAGAGTCCCCAGCTCCACAGAGGAAACGAGAGaagaaggagagcagcagagaagccagCAAAGGAAGGGAAGACATAAAGcaggagaaagcaaaggagaTCAAGAGCACCGCAGGGACTGATGGTAGGGTGCACACGTCCACAGTGGTGGATGTGGATGATGTGATATCTGATGAAGAAATGGAGGCAATGGCGTTGCTGGACAGCGAGCAGCAAGAGGAAG GTGTAAAGTCTTCGGGTCTGGGCATCTGTGAGTGGCTTCTGACCATCTTGTCTTTCCTGTTCGTCATAATGACCTTCCCCATTTCTGTCTGGTTCTGCATGAAG GTAGTGCGGGAGTATGAGAGAGCCATCGTTTTCCGACTTGGGCATCTCCTTCCTGGCAGAGCTAGAGGGCCTG gccttttctttttccttccctgcctggACACGTATCACAAGATAGACCTCCGCCTCAAAACCCTAGAGATCCCCTTCCATCAG GTGGTGACCAAAGACATGGTTACCTTGGAGATAGATGCCGTCTGCTACTACCGGTTGGAGAATGCTTCTCTTCTCCTCACCACCCTGACCAGCATCTCCAGTGCCATTCAGCTGCTGGTGCAGACCACCATGAAGCGCCTCCTGGCACATCGAGCCTTctctgaacttctcttggagagGAAGAGCATCAGCCAGGAGATAAAG GTGGCTTTGGACGCCGTCACGGGCTGCTGGGGGATCAAAgtggaaagaacagaaat CAACAATGTGCAGCTGCCTGCTGAAGTCCGGCAGTCCCTGGCTGTGGAAGCAGAGGCCCAGAGACAGGCCAAAGTGCGG GTGATCGCTGCTGAGGGGGAAAAGGCTGCTTCTGAATCCCTGCGGATGGCAGCTGAGATCCTCTCCAgtgcccctgctgctgctcagctccGTTACCTCCATGCACTGCACTCCCTTACTGCAGAGAAACCTGCTGCTTTCATCTTGCCCTTGCCTTTGGATGCCATGAACCTGGTATCTCCGGCTACCCACAGTCCTCCGGCAGTGAGCAGCCTCCTCACAGACACCACAAAGCTCCCAGAAAGCCCCAAAGACAAGAAGGACTCACCCATGCTCTAA
- the NPHS2 gene encoding podocin isoform X2 — protein sequence MDKRSRSSSRESRRRPRESPAPQRKREKKESSREASKGREDIKQEKAKEIKSTAGTDGRVHTSTVVDVDDVISDEEMEAMALLDSEQQEEGVKSSGLGICEWLLTILSFLFVIMTFPISVWFCMKVVREYERAIVFRLGHLLPGRARGPGLFFFLPCLDTYHKIDLRLKTLEIPFHQVALDAVTGCWGIKVERTEINNVQLPAEVRQSLAVEAEAQRQAKVRVIAAEGEKAASESLRMAAEILSSAPAAAQLRYLHALHSLTAEKPAAFILPLPLDAMNLVSPATHSPPAVSSLLTDTTKLPESPKDKKDSPML from the exons ATGGATAAGAGGTCTCGGAGCTCTTCCAGGGAGTCTCGTAGGAGACCCAGAGAGTCCCCAGCTCCACAGAGGAAACGAGAGaagaaggagagcagcagagaagccagCAAAGGAAGGGAAGACATAAAGcaggagaaagcaaaggagaTCAAGAGCACCGCAGGGACTGATGGTAGGGTGCACACGTCCACAGTGGTGGATGTGGATGATGTGATATCTGATGAAGAAATGGAGGCAATGGCGTTGCTGGACAGCGAGCAGCAAGAGGAAG GTGTAAAGTCTTCGGGTCTGGGCATCTGTGAGTGGCTTCTGACCATCTTGTCTTTCCTGTTCGTCATAATGACCTTCCCCATTTCTGTCTGGTTCTGCATGAAG GTAGTGCGGGAGTATGAGAGAGCCATCGTTTTCCGACTTGGGCATCTCCTTCCTGGCAGAGCTAGAGGGCCTG gccttttctttttccttccctgcctggACACGTATCACAAGATAGACCTCCGCCTCAAAACCCTAGAGATCCCCTTCCATCAG GTGGCTTTGGACGCCGTCACGGGCTGCTGGGGGATCAAAgtggaaagaacagaaat CAACAATGTGCAGCTGCCTGCTGAAGTCCGGCAGTCCCTGGCTGTGGAAGCAGAGGCCCAGAGACAGGCCAAAGTGCGG GTGATCGCTGCTGAGGGGGAAAAGGCTGCTTCTGAATCCCTGCGGATGGCAGCTGAGATCCTCTCCAgtgcccctgctgctgctcagctccGTTACCTCCATGCACTGCACTCCCTTACTGCAGAGAAACCTGCTGCTTTCATCTTGCCCTTGCCTTTGGATGCCATGAACCTGGTATCTCCGGCTACCCACAGTCCTCCGGCAGTGAGCAGCCTCCTCACAGACACCACAAAGCTCCCAGAAAGCCCCAAAGACAAGAAGGACTCACCCATGCTCTAA